DNA from Luteolibacter yonseiensis:
TGGTTCGGCCCGGAGGAAAACAACGGGTATTGGAATCCCAGACGTCCGTAGCTTTCCGCAGCCCGTTGTCTCACAGGCATTCGATTTTGAAGAGCCAGCACAAGAATGGTCCCAAAACGAGGACACGCTTTCCCGTGTTTGTCGCAACTTCGATCCGATACGTGCCCGAGCCTTCGACATCAGGCGGAGAGCCGCCCGGCGTCGCAACCGGATGCCATGAACGCCCTGCGACCGAGCGTTTCAATACCACCAGTCCCGCGAAAAGGATGGTGACATCCAAAGCGGGGCCGCTGGAGTGCAGGGCCAGCCTTGTGAAGAAGCATGCCGATAGCAGGACCGCCGATACGGCAGCGTGGGCAACGACCGCCAAATCGGTGACAGCAGCCAGCCAAGGATGATCGGGCCACGTTGTGCCGGCGAGGGCCGATGCGACAACCAACAGGGCGAAAAAAAACATCAGTGGCCCGGCAATGCGCCAAAAGGGTGGTCGGAAATCCCTGTCGATCGCTTCCATGGTTTTTTTTCAATCGTTTTCAAAACAGCGGCGAGCCCGGAAAAAACACCCGTTGAATGAACCACGCGCTTCCCATGAGGGCGATCACGGCCGAGCCGATGATCCGCACCTGCAGCAGGTATTTTTTCAGAGGCCGGATGAGAATGAAAGCGACCGCCAGAATGGCGATCTGGGCCAGCTCCACTCCTAGGTTGAAGCCCAGCAACGGTCCGACCAACCCGCTTCCGGAGATTCCCTTGAGCTTTTCCGCGAGGATGCCCGCATAGCTGAGCCCGTGGAGCAGGCCGAAGCAGAAGACGAAAATGAGCCGTTGCTTTCCGAGCTGGCGCTTCAGCAGCAGGTTTTCGACACCTATCCAAGCGATGCTCAGCGCGACGAGATGCTCGATCCACACTTCCGGGAAACGAACGAATCCGAAGATCGACAGCGCGAGTGTGATCGAGTGGGCGAGGGTGAACAACAGCGATTGCCGTACCAGCGGTTTCCACTGCGGGGCCAGTAGGAACAGGCCCAGGATGAACAGCACGTGGTCCCACCATATCACGTGCCGGAATCCGGATTCCAGGAATCCGCCCGCTACCGGTTTCTCAATGGGCGCGGCGGCACCCGATGACTCCTGTTTGAGCAGCATCAGGCTGCTACCGGGAAGCGTGCTGATGATCTGGGGATTTTCGGATTCCTCCGTTTCCTCGATCAGGATGATCAGCTCCGTCTCCTGCTCCCCGGCCCAGTGGATGCGCAGTTCTCCCGCGCCGGGGAGGGGATCGATCAGCAGCCGTGTGGTGAGGAGCGCGATGTCGCCCGCCTCCTCGGGCAGTTCGAACGGCTGCTTTTCAAAATCCGGGAACTCGATCCTCCAGGCGACGTCTTTCCCGGCGAAGGTGAAGCGCAGCAGTTTGCGCAGCGTGTTTTCCGTCTCCTTGCGGATGCGGGCCAGTTCCTCCGGCGGTGATTTCATGACAGCCTCCCGGCTCAGGGGCAGGCCATCGGGGATCACCCGCGTTTCCGGCAGCATGTAGGCGATGTCCATTTCCCCCAACAGCCGCCATTCGTGATCGAGTTTCAAAAACTCCAGTTCCACCGACGCCACCTGATGGGCCCGGACCGAAGGCAGGAGGCTGGCAAGGAAGAGCAGGCAGGCGAAAAGTCGGGCGAATCTCATGCGTGGGAAAACTTGTGGCGAGATGTAGGGCGGAGGTCCGGATTTGACCACCACGAACCAAGGATGTCTTGTTACGCGGTTTTTTTCAGGTGAAATTTCCGGAAACTCGCCGCTTTACAAGGCCGGGAGTGCCCCCCATAGTCCCGCGCCCATGACTTTTCTTGCGATCAACTGGCTCAATATTAGCATCGATCTCCTGCTGGTGATCTTCGTGATCGTCTGCTTGCTGATGACCTTGGTCATCCTCATGCAGCGTCCGAAACAGGAAGGTCTCGGTGCCGCGTTCGGCGGTGGCGTGACGGACCAGGTGTTCGGTGCCCGCACGACGAACGTCCTGCAGCGCGGCACGGTGTATCTGGGATCGCTCTTCTTCATTCTCAGTCTGGTGCTTGCGGTCTTGATCGGTCAGAAAAACAAGACCATCAGCACCGTCACGGCCGCGGACACCGCACCGAAGACCGTGGAAGTGAAGCCTGCGGAGCCTGCCGCTCCGAAGTCGCTGGAGGCGGAGCTTCCTCCTGCCGACCCTGCTCCGGTTGAAACCCCGGCTCCTGCGGAGGTGCCTGCCGATGCCTCGGTTCCCGCTCCGGAATCCGCACCTGCCGCTCCTGAACAAGTCGTCCCACCTGCCGAACCGGCACCTGCGGACGCGACGGTCGCTCCGGAAGACAAACCGAAGGAGCAGTAACGCTCTTTCACCAGCGTGAACGAAGCCCATTTGGAAAATGCCGATGCTCCGGTGTGGGCTCGCGAGGATGCGTTTCCAGAGGCTCCCGCCGGTTGGGGCTGGGTTGATGTCAAATCACGGGTTTCGTGCGATTCGCTGGAAGCGCTGACCGAGGCGATCCGTGATGATCACGATGGCAGTCTGGCGCTGGTCTGGACACCGGACCATCCGCGGATGATGTTGGCGGAAGAACTCAAGGGCATGGGCGACGCATTGCGCACCGCCCGGTCCCGCTGGGTGAGGGAGGATATGGATGACGCGGGTTACAAGCTGCGCTGGTTTGGCACTGCCTTGGTCGGGTTCAGCCTTTATTCCTTTTACGGAGGCTTCCAATACGCCGGACGGCTTGCGGCCCAGTCGGGCGTGGTTCCGGACATGGGTTCCAAGCTGGCATTCGCCACACGCGCCATGCTTGGTTCCACGTCGTCCGGACTCGCCTTGCTGATGTTCGTGATCTTCGCGTTCATTCCGTGGTATCAGGCCCGCAAGCGTTCCAAACAACTTGGCCGCTGGACCGAAAAAGGCATCGCCGATGCCGCTCCCACGATCCGTTTCGAAACATGGCTGGCGTGGCAGAAGGCGCCGCTTACCAAGGTGTTCCTGATTCTCATCTCGCTGGTCGCTTTGGCACAGATCCTCGTGCAGTTCAAAAGCGATGGCATCGGCACTTTCATGCACTTCGGTGGCACGGCCGCCGCAGGGCTTCAGAAACAGACCTATCTGGAAGGGGATTGGTGGCGGCTGTTCACCGCACCATTCCTCCACGGAAACATCGTCCATTTCCTGATGAATGCCGCGGGCCTGTTGTACCTGGGAAAACGTCTGGAAGTCTTCGCCCGCTGGCCCCACCTGCCTCTGGTTTTCCTGTTCAGCGCCTGCATCGGTGGCGAGGCATCCGCCCGGTTTGTGGATGCTCCCTCCGTAGGTGCTTCGGGCGGACTGATGGGCTGGCTTGGTTTCCTGATGGTTTTCGAAACACTTCACAAGCAACTCGTTCCGCTGCGTGCGAGACGGAGGTTGGCGGCCGGTGTCTTGCTGACGGCGCTCATCGGAGTCATCGGTTACCGCTACATCGACAATGCCGCGCATGCGGGAGGCCTTCTCGCGGGCATGATCTATGGTGTCATCGTGTTTCCTTCCACCGCCTCGGCGCGCCGCCCGCGTTCCACCGTGACGGACCGCATCGCGGGTGGTGCCGCGATGGTCGTGCTTGTCGCATCCGCCCTACTCGCCGCCGCGAGAGTCCTCGCCGGCTGAACCCTGTGGCATCGGCTGAAAACCCGGTGGGTTTCCGCAACCCCGTCGTCCGCTTTACGGTTGGCATTCCGGGATCACGCACCGATAGTGGCCCGCATCGTTCCCGCCCGCATCAGAACCTTTTCCCAAAATCCATGTTCCGCACGACCTGCGCCCTGTTGGCCCTGACCGCATCCCTTCCGGCCGCCACCCGGATTTTCCAGACCTTCGAAGGGGATGGTTTCGACACTTGGAAAACCGAGGGAGCGGCGTTCGGCCTGGCTCCTGTCGCTGGAAAAACGGACGACATGGAAAAGCCGTTCACCGCCTACTCGAACGACAGTTTCGCCTCCTCCACCCATGGCGGCACCTCCGAGAAGGGCGCATTGGTTTCTCCGGAGTTCACCATCGCGGAACCCTACATCACCTTCCTCATCGCCGGTGGAAACTCCGCCGGAAAAACCGCAGCGCAGCTCGTCATCGACGGCAAGGTGGTGCGGGAATCCGTCGGAAAACAGAACCTGCGTTTCACGTCCGCCCTGTGGGATGTCACCGAGCTCAAGGGAAGCAAGGCTGTCATCCGTCTGGTGGACGATGACGACGACGCGGGCTGGGGATTCATCGCCATCGACCAGATCGTCCTGACCGACTATCCCAACTACAAGTTTCCTCCCACGACCCGCGAGGGCAAGGCGTTCGTAGAAGGCCTTGAGGCCACCGATGTCGTCGCCGGGGCGAACATCCCGATCGGCAGCACGCTGAAGGTGGAAGCCACTTACAAGGACCAGCAGGTCACATCGCCCACGGCGCTCACGTTCGATGACCAGGGCCGTATCTACCTTTCGGAAACGCACCGGTTCCGCGAAGGGATCGAGGACGACCGGGACAATCTCTATTGGTATCTCGACGACCTCGCCGCGAAAAAGACCAGCGACCGCCGCGCGCTTCACGAGAAGTGGAAGGAAAAACTTCCCATCGAAAAACTAACGAAAAAAACCGAGATCGTCCGCCGCCTTGCGGATACGGACGGGGATGGGAAGATCGACGAGTCCAAGGTCTTCGCCGATGGTTTCAATGACGTGTTGGATGGCACCGCCGCAGGGGTTTTCTATTACGAAGGCAGCCTTTATTTCGCCTGCATCCCGAAAATCTATCAACTCCGCGACACGGATGGCGATGGAAAGGCGGACGCGCGTGATGTCGTGGCGGATGGCTTCGGCGTACGGGTTTCCCTGTCGGGTCATGACCTGAACGGGTTCACCCTCGGTGGGGACGGCCGCATTTACGGCACCGTGGGCGACCGCGGGATGAGCCTGCTCACCAAGGAGGGCAAGGCCTATGACTATCCGAACGAGGGCGCCGCGTTCCGCTTCGAGCCGGATGGCACGGGTTTCGAATTGTTCCACACCGGACTGCGGAATCCCAAGGAGATCGCCTTCGACGCTCTGGGGAATGCCTTCAGCGTGGATAACAACTCCGACCAGGGGGATGCCGCGCGTGTGGTCTATCTGGTGGAGGGCGGGGATTCCGGCTGGCAGATGGAGCATCAGGCGATGCACACGTTCCACCGCCAGATCGGTCTGAAGGACCACCCTCCGAGCCGTTGGATGGATGAGAAAATGTGGGAGCTCCAGAATCCGTCGCAACCGGCCTATATTCTTCCGCCAAGCGCCCATCTGACCTCCGGGCCCTCGGGCCTCACCGCGAATCCGGGTGCCGGATTCCTGGAGGGGGAGGCGGGACGTTTCCTCATTGCCGACTACCGGGGAGGAAGCGCGAACTCCGGCATCTGGTCCTTCGAGATGAAACCGAAGGGCGCGGGCATGGAAATGACCGACTCGCGCCAGTTCCTGTGGGGAGTGGCCGCCACCGATGTGGAGTATTCCTGGGACGGCAAGGTTTACATCAGTGACTTCATCACCGGATGGGCGTCTCATGAGGACGGACGCCTGCTTTCCCTGGATGCCGGCGAAAACACATGGCTGGCAGCGGATGCCGCCGGTGCGGCGAAGATCATGAAGGAAGGCTTCGAGCAACGCAGTTCCGCGGTGCTGGCGAATCTCCTGAAGCATCCGGACGCCCGCATCCGCCTGCGGGCTCATCTCGCGCTGACCCGCAAGCCGGACGGTGTCACGCGCCTCGTCGAAGCGGCGGACTCCTCGAATTTCATGGTCCGCATCCACGCCATCCAAGGGCTGGGTGTCATTTCACGCCGCGGGGCGGCCTTGCTGCCGAAGAGCGAATTCGCCACCATTCCGGACGCGAAAAATGGTAAAACCGCGGACGATAAGCTGACCGCGCTCCTCGCTGACAAGAATGCGGAGATCCGCGCCCAGGCGTTGCGCGCGCTTGCGGATTCAAAATCCGATCCGAACGGCATTCCTCTGGGACCCCTGCTCGGGGATGAATCGCCGCGGGTCCGCTTCTTCGCCGCGATGCTGGCCGGAAAGCGCAAGATGATCGGCTACTACGGACCGATCTGCGATCTGCTGGCGGAAAATGACAACCGAGATGTCTACCTTCGCCATGCCTGTATTTTCGCGCTCCAGCAACTGGCCACGAAGCCCACCCTTCTCGTCGGACTGGCCGAACACGAGTCCGCAGCCGTCCGGCTTGCGGCGGTGGTCGCGCTGCGCCGCATCAAGAGTCCCTTGATCTCCAACTTCATCAGTGACGCGGATCCGAAAGTCGCGGATGAGGCCATCCGCGCGATCTGTGATCTGGACATGGTTTCCATCCGTCCCGAAGTGGCCGGGTTGCTGGACAATCCCGCCTCCCGTCAATGGACGCCGTTCATGTTGCGCCGTCTTGTCCACAACTCCTACCGGCTGGGAACTCCGGAAGATGCCGTCCGGGTGCTCAAGGTCGCGGCGGATGCGTCGATGCCACAAATCGTCCGGCTGGAAGCCTTGCGGCTGTTGGAAATCTGGACCGATCCATTTCCCGTTGACCAGCTGACGGGCCATTGGAATCCATTGGAAAAACGCGAACTTTCCACCATCCAGCCCGCCCTGCTGGAAGCCTTGCCGGGCCTTCTGAAACAAGACGGTCCGGTGCTCACCGCCGCTCTCGGACTGGTGAAGCATTATAAACTCGAGGTCCCCGGACTTGATGACAACGCCCTGCGCGGGTTGATCAAAAACGGAAAACTGCCTGCCGAAGCCCGGGCCGTCGCGCTGGATCTGCTCATCCGGCACAAGCCCGGGAACCTTGATGGTTTTCTGACGGAAATCACGGCGGACCCGTCCGATGAGGTGGTTCTCACCGCCCTGGACGCCATGGCGAAACTCTCGCCGGAGAAATCGCTGCCTGCTTTGGAAGCCGCCGCGAATTCCAGCAGCGCCCCACGTGCCCAGAAAACATGGAACATACTCGCAGGTGTCCCGGGTGAGGCCGTGGATGCCATTTTCATCAAGCAGCTCGAAGCCCTGCGTGCCGCGAACGGCATCTCGCCGGCGGCCATCGAACTCACCGCCGCGGCGAAAAAACGCAAGGCCGGGCCGGTGAGGGAAGCGCTCGCCGCCCTTGAGAAATCCCTGGCGGAAAACAGCGACCCCCTTGCCAAGTGGAACAGTTCGCTTGAAGGCGGAGATCCGGAGAACGGCGCGGCCCTCTTCGCCTCGCACCCGGCCAGCGAGTGCAAGCGTTGCCACCGTGCGGAGGAAGGTCACACCACCGGTGGCGAAACCGCCCCGAACCTGGTCGGTATCGCGAACCGCCACAAGGACCGCCGTTATTTCCTCGAGTCCATGATCAACCCTGCGGCGGTCATCGCTCCGGGCTTTGGCGCGGTGCTGGTGGATTTCAAGAACGGCGCGAGCCTGACAGGCAATCTCATCGCGGACACACCGGAGCATCTCGACATCGATGCGGCGGGAAAAGCCGTTCGGATCAACCGCGCCGACATCGCCACCGTCACCACTCCCGCCTCGCCGATGCCTCCGATGGGCGGCTTGCTGAAGCCGGAGGAACTGCGCGACGTCATCGCCTGGCTCGCCAGCCTCGACAAGGGTGGTGAGCTGCCGAAACCGGCGGCTCCGGTCCCGCTGGATCCGGCCTCATTGCTCGTTCCTGCTTCTGCCGACAAAAGCACCTCCGCTGTCGATCCCGTCCTGATGAAACTCGGCCAGCAGCAGTTCATGGTCTGCGGTGCCTGCCATGGCCAGAGTGGCGAAGGCACCGCCGCCGGTCCGCCGCTGGCAGGTTCCGAGTGGGTGACTGGACCGGAGGAAAACCTCATCCGCATCCAGCTACGCGGCTTGCACGGACCGATCAAGGTGAAGGGTCAGGAATACAATTTCCCCGCAGGCATGGCCGCTCTCGCTTACCAGACCGACGAGCAGATCGCAGCCGTGCTCACCTATGTGAGAAACTCTTTTGGCAACTCCGCTCCGGTGGTGAATGCTTCCGCGGTGACCGCACTCAGGGGTGAGGTCGGCAAGCCACCGCTGGTGGCGGCGGACCTGGTGGCTCCTTCTGTTCCACAGGACGCATCCCCTACCACCTCCAAGGAGGTGTCCGGAAAATATGACAATCTTTCCAAGGAAGGTTTTCCAGGCAAATGGATCTTCGCGGCCGCCGCGGTGATCGGGTTGGCGGGACTCGGGTTGTTCCTGAAGAAGAAATGATATCAGGGTGTCGCCAGTTCCACCTCCAGCCGGATGAACAGTTTGGAACCTTCATCCTGCCCGCCGCCGGGTGCGGGTAGCGGGATGCCGAGCCAGCCATTCTCCAACGGTGGAATGGTGCTCGTTTGTGAATCGAACAACACGGTTGGCCATGTGGTCAGATCGTTCGTTCCTTTGACACGCCAGATGAGGTCGGGCTTCGTCGCATCATAGCGGAAGCGGAAATCATGGTTTCCGCCGTTTTTCAGCAACTCCGGCAGCAGCCCGGCCACCGGATCATACGGTCCGACCCCCAGAGCGTAACGGATCAGGTTTTCCACGCCATCACCCGAGGGATTCGCCTGGGGTCCGGAAATGTTGTCATCCGCGAGGTCCGCCGGATTGGGGAACGAGGCGATCCGCCAGTTCGCATAGCGTTCCGGAAGCTCCCTGCCTTCGACCGTCAGGTTGTCGAAGCGGTTGTTGCCCGCCGTGCCGCCGCCGGCTTGCTGGAAGGTGACGCGCACGGCGAAGGCGGGATTGTTGTCTGTGTCAGGCAGGTTGCGGAAATCGAGAACCTTCACTTCCGGAACGCCGTCCGCGATCGCGAATGTTTCGAAGGGAACATAGTTCGTTCCGTCCAAGGTGTAGGAAACGGTCTGTGTGCCCGCGCCTTGGCCGGACCGGCGGGTCTCATAACGCAGGATGATGTCTTCGAATCCGGTCGTGGGCGCCTTGATGTCAACTGTTTGACCGATCGGAAGGTTCACTCTCAGGTGGGAGCCTGCGGCGTTGCCGAGGCGGGAGTTTGCCGCCGCGAAGTCCTGGCCCGTTCCGGACTCCCAGGTACCGCTGACGGTGATGGCGCCGCCGCCGCTGGTGCGGGTGGGCGTGAGCAGGGGAGCGGGGGTGTTGAAATTCCAGTAATGGACGAGCTGGACGGCCGGGGCGGTCGCGGCGAACTGCACGGGCAAGGACCAATGTCCCCAGTTCCCGGTGGCGTCCTTGTGCCGGACGCGCACGCGGTAGGTTTTTCCAGCTTCCGCCATACCCAACGGAATGCTGAAAGCGCCGGGAGCGGTTGTCAGGGGGGCGGATGTGGCCAGTGCCTCGATTTCGTATTTGCATGGCTTGCTTGAATCGTAACCCGGAATGCCCGGTGCCGAGATTTCGGCGATGCGCCACTGCCATGCGGCGAAGGTGCCGGATCCCTGCGGATCGGAGAACGCGCCCGAGGTGAAATCCAGACCGCTGGTCGGGAAACCGGGATCGCCGGTGGCGGTGAGGGTGGGAGTGTTTGGGTAATCGTTGTTCGGCGCGGTGCCCGGCTCGACGTTCGCATTCGCATAGCCGCCATAAAGGGATTCCCATTCGAGATACTTGTAGCCGTAGCCTTTCTGGCGGTTCACGTCCGGGTCGTTTCCTCCGCCCGCGGTGTAGGTTGCCTTGCGGACCCACGGCGCGGCGCCCGCAGGGTAGGTGTTCGTGGAAAAATCGACGAACCATTTGATACGGTTCGGGAAGTCCGAAAAACCGTCGCCATCGGGATCCGCCAGAGTCCGTATCCATGAGCCGGTGCTGACGGTGCCGTCGAGTCCGCCGCGGCTGTCGGTCATGTTCGCGCGGTAGAAATTTCCGGAATGCCCGCCGGTCGTGCGGGGATTGAGATTCCACACCGCCGCATCGAGATTCGCCCATGTCACGGTCTGCCCCGTCGGGTTCACCAGCGAGGCATACTCGTGGAGAAGCTGGCCGATCTGTCCGCCGTCGGCTGCTCCGTCCGACGCGAGCAGGTCCATCAGTTCCCGGCAGCGGTTCCGGTATTCCCGCGCCAGCGCCGGATGCCGCATGATGGCGAGGATGCTGGTGGGCTGGCCGGCGACGGTCACGCCATCCATCGTACCACCCCAATGGTGGGCGGGGATGAACTGCATGTCGAAGTCATAGCCGAGGATCTCCCACTTGTTGTCGCTACTGCGATGGTAGTAGCGGTAGTTGTCTCCGGGACGGACATCCACGTTCCCGATCAGGCGGTTGATGGCCATGAAGGTGTAGAGTTTGTCGAGATCCATGTTCGCCCGGTACCATGCCTCGGTCTGTCCGCCGGCCGCCAGGCTGTTGCGGAAGGTGATCCAGTCCGAGGAATCGACAGGCTGTCCCTCGCCCTGATGCTTCTTGTCACCACCACCGCCTTCGATGGAGTAGACATTCCCGTCCGGCAGATTCCGTTCGTCCAGGAAGTTTCCTTCGGTGGGTTCGATGGCGAGGTAGAGGCCCCACAGGTCGCCGGTGTATTGATCGGCGGGCGAGGTTTCAACCGCATCGTCGATCACCCGCCAATGCACGTAGTGGGTGCGGAAATTGGTGTTTCCGGCAAGTTCGAAGATCCGGGCCGATGACGCTTCCTCGACACCGGCGGCTCCCCGGTTCACCGGTGCCCAGGGGGCGGCGTTCGCGTTCAGAATGAGGTTGTTCCACGTTTCCGCGTATTTCCTTCCCCAGTTGTCGCGTGCCACGAGATCACGCGTGCGGTTGAAGAAGATGTTCCACTTGTTCTTCCCCGCCTGATAGGTCGAACCGATGCCCCGGTTCTTGAATTCGATGTGGTCATAGACGATGCCGTCGTAAACGATGGTGCCGCGGAAACGCATGCCGTTGTATCCGCCGGAGTATTGCGAGTTATTGACGTCGGTCGCATCCGCGATGAGCTGGTAGGTCCGCACGTTCGGCAAACCGGAGACCGGATAGGTCACCGTGGGTGCGCCGGGACGGATGGTGCCTGTCCAGGCAGGCACTCCATTGTAAACAAAGTAGGCGAAGTTCGGCTGCTCGTCATCGGTATAGGGGACGGTCTGCGGATTTCCAAGGCTGTCGGCGAAGCTGATCCTGTAGCGGACGAGGCGGCGGTGCGTTTGCAGGGAGGCGGGAAGGACGGCGGTGAAATTCGAATCGCCCGCAACGGCGTCGCCGTTGGTTCCATTGTCCACCATCGGCACGCTCGTCCAATTCGTCAGATAGTTGGAGTCCGTCAGCCGGATGTAGCCTCCGGGATCCACCAGCTGATAGGAAAGCGAAACAGCGCCCATTCCGTCCGGATCGGTGATGCGGGCGGTGACGGTGACTGGCACGTTGGCAACGGGTTGCTGCGGCGTGTGGGCCACCTGGCGGATCTGGGGTGGAACAAGGGGAGTGGTGATCCGCGAGGAGTTCGCCGCGCCCGGAGTGGGGGCCGTGTCATTGGGGACGGCTGGTTTGAACAGACCGGCATCGAAGAAATAGTCGCTGCTGCCGGTGCTTTCGTTGAGCGAGTGGACGCACAGCACGTTGGTGCCTCCGCGCAGGATGTTCTCTCCATTGACCACGGTATTGAAGGTGAATGTCTCCCACTCCGTGGCGGGGTGCCCATCTATCGAGCCACTGTAATTGTAGGGAATCTGTCCGGACGGGGCGGTTACGCTTCGCGCCACTTCCACTCCATTGATCCATGCGACGAACGCGTCGTCGTGACGGATACTGAGGCTGATCCGGGTCGGAAGGTTCGACGCCATCGTGAAATTCTTCCGATAGTAAACTGTGCGGTGCACGTTCCGCATGGCATTGCCGGCATTCAGATTGGTGGCGATGGTGTAGGAACCGCCATAGCCGAAGGGCGCGGTGGAGGAGCTCCATGCCGCGTCATTGTAGCCGAAGTCGCGCCAAGCCGCCACCGGAGCGGACGCCTCGGCGGTGCCGCGTTTGTATTTCCAACCGCCGGACGAGGGAGAAATATAGGAAACCTCCGCCGTGCCAGGGGAATTGGATGAACGCCATGATCCGCCGACATCGTTGTCCAAAGCGGCGTTGACGAGTTCCATCGACGAGCCGGCGCCATCGGCCGAGGTCGGCCACGGGAATCCTTGTTGATAGGATACCGTGTCCTTGAGGTTGTTGGAAGCGTCACGCAGTTCGATGGTTTCCCCGCTGTTGGAAAGTTTGCCGCCATAGGGGCCGAGGGCGGAGACTCCGTACTTCGCCAGTAGGGTGGCGGGATCTTGGGCGATGACAATGTAGCCGCCGGGATTGAGCGTGGTCCCCGAGGGGAAGGTGAAGGTGATGCCGTCGGCAAGCTTCCAGTTCGCCAGGTCCACCGCCGAGTCGCCTGGATTATGCAGTTCGACGAATTCCAATGGAATGGGGCCGAGGGTGGCATCGTCGTCAGGATGGTAGTGGATTTCATTGATGACCGGCGTGGAGTTCACCAGAGAGGTGGTGGCGAAGGTGTCGGACGAGTCCGCCCATGCGGTGCCCGCCCCATTGATGGCGCGGCAGCGGAAATAATAGGTGGTGTTGGTGGTGAGTCCGGCGACAAAACGGGTGAAATTTCCCCCATCCACCCCCACCGCCGCGGAATGGGTCCACGATGCGGGATCGGTCCCTCCGTCGGTGAGGCCGTAGAAAATGGTGATGTCCGGAGGATCGTTGCCATCATCCGTCACCTCGCCGCGCAGGGTGGCGGTCGTGCCGGTGATGCCGGTGGGAGCCGCGTTTTCCACTTGGGCGGACGTGATGGACAGAGTGGTGAACGTGGAGGTGTTGGACGCCCACGAACCGCCGCCCGAATTCGCGGCGAAAGCCCTGAAAAAATACGGTGTGGCGACCTGCAGTCCGGTGGCGGTGCCTTTGCCGGAACTGTCGATGGAACCCGGAGGAATGGAAGCCTGCCAATCGCCAGGAGTATCGCCTCCGTCGGTGGTCCCGTAGTAAATTGTGATTGCCGGAGAT
Protein-coding regions in this window:
- a CDS encoding lamin tail domain-containing protein, yielding MMFHTRLARLVSLAALIFQPLTAAPVSIGDFSFEGNTLTSGGYSSAIGPEWTGTGGPNNGSSFEEYINGFSSDGTDHLGMVQDYDVWQDLGVTYQVNTRYTLTVGVGNRSGLTSPGNQTQYLLADSTGVVRATGSHSVYGTVPAGTFADAPPLVFDTQANPSAVGKTIRILLRARGEGRSHFDNIRLDASPLFPPGSAVLSTLPATGITAATATLNGEVTSVGNSAPTVTIFWGSSSGANVPADWQHSTTLTGTQSAAFSTQIGGLAANTTYHFIARATNGAGDSWSNEESFETSPLPPTVVTGNATNIGSRGASLGAVITANGGESPAITIYYGTTDGGDTPGDWQASIPPGSIDSSGKGTATGLQVATPYFFRAFAANSGGGSWASNTSTFTTLSITSAQVENAAPTGITGTTATLRGEVTDDGNDPPDITIFYGLTDGGTDPASWTHSAAVGVDGGNFTRFVAGLTTNTTYYFRCRAINGAGTAWADSSDTFATTSLVNSTPVINEIHYHPDDDATLGPIPLEFVELHNPGDSAVDLANWKLADGITFTFPSGTTLNPGGYIVIAQDPATLLAKYGVSALGPYGGKLSNSGETIELRDASNNLKDTVSYQQGFPWPTSADGAGSSMELVNAALDNDVGGSWRSSNSPGTAEVSYISPSSGGWKYKRGTAEASAPVAAWRDFGYNDAAWSSSTAPFGYGGSYTIATNLNAGNAMRNVHRTVYYRKNFTMASNLPTRISLSIRHDDAFVAWINGVEVARSVTAPSGQIPYNYSGSIDGHPATEWETFTFNTVVNGENILRGGTNVLCVHSLNESTGSSDYFFDAGLFKPAVPNDTAPTPGAANSSRITTPLVPPQIRQVAHTPQQPVANVPVTVTARITDPDGMGAVSLSYQLVDPGGYIRLTDSNYLTNWTSVPMVDNGTNGDAVAGDSNFTAVLPASLQTHRRLVRYRISFADSLGNPQTVPYTDDEQPNFAYFVYNGVPAWTGTIRPGAPTVTYPVSGLPNVRTYQLIADATDVNNSQYSGGYNGMRFRGTIVYDGIVYDHIEFKNRGIGSTYQAGKNKWNIFFNRTRDLVARDNWGRKYAETWNNLILNANAAPWAPVNRGAAGVEEASSARIFELAGNTNFRTHYVHWRVIDDAVETSPADQYTGDLWGLYLAIEPTEGNFLDERNLPDGNVYSIEGGGGDKKHQGEGQPVDSSDWITFRNSLAAGGQTEAWYRANMDLDKLYTFMAINRLIGNVDVRPGDNYRYYHRSSDNKWEILGYDFDMQFIPAHHWGGTMDGVTVAGQPTSILAIMRHPALAREYRNRCRELMDLLASDGAADGGQIGQLLHEYASLVNPTGQTVTWANLDAAVWNLNPRTTGGHSGNFYRANMTDSRGGLDGTVSTGSWIRTLADPDGDGFSDFPNRIKWFVDFSTNTYPAGAAPWVRKATYTAGGGNDPDVNRQKGYGYKYLEWESLYGGYANANVEPGTAPNNDYPNTPTLTATGDPGFPTSGLDFTSGAFSDPQGSGTFAAWQWRIAEISAPGIPGYDSSKPCKYEIEALATSAPLTTAPGAFSIPLGMAEAGKTYRVRVRHKDATGNWGHWSLPVQFAATAPAVQLVHYWNFNTPAPLLTPTRTSGGGAITVSGTWESGTGQDFAAANSRLGNAAGSHLRVNLPIGQTVDIKAPTTGFEDIILRYETRRSGQGAGTQTVSYTLDGTNYVPFETFAIADGVPEVKVLDFRNLPDTDNNPAFAVRVTFQQAGGGTAGNNRFDNLTVEGRELPERYANWRIASFPNPADLADDNISGPQANPSGDGVENLIRYALGVGPYDPVAGLLPELLKNGGNHDFRFRYDATKPDLIWRVKGTNDLTTWPTVLFDSQTSTIPPLENGWLGIPLPAPGGGQDEGSKLFIRLEVELATP